The Plasmodium knowlesi strain H genome assembly, chromosome: 14 genome has a segment encoding these proteins:
- a CDS encoding CorA-like Mg2+ transporter protein, putative — protein MSYESFTLKDNGECLKRDYDCDELDFNDDDDIVNTTSFEKNTYEYNLKNKLINRYKKDKDDLDTISRMENSVNSSTFINREKYYLNDDNADLKARIRNSLCNSNNNSSGQSNHGNHNGNHSNYNLNYNFNMDAAKRESNLKLEGILHENDYLIQLSKLKRHVIVEIFGGKCFIREYLCTELLKRVKQCCHINYIKQKSGLINYRDCKQLLAENNNIASIEARLNAILVSLPPLTCIILHSSVFLVIKEDLIRDDLIKKLCNVSKKYTNLYKVDTKIMEKRPFEFSALECVFSSTIEHLNAEMKLLSKDFADIKFTLKVTNYQDVLTNLHNLKEPTNILINKVNSFIKAFHEISENNADLKKMELTKCYFNPINGEEDNKESTNQDLQMLLEYFDQELHQIHDQVKHLYELMQNLENKLVSDLSLSRNNLIRMDIVISLINSGFGIGTLITGVFGMNLKIKLEEHEFAFIYVTGLVIFLCLITVVMSVYFFKCIRI, from the exons ATGTCTTATGAATCTTTTACGCTCAAGGACAACGGGGAATGCCTAAAGCGCGACTACGATTGCGACGAGCTCGATTTcaatgacgatgatgacatTGTGAATACCACAAGTTTCGAGAAAAACACATATGAGTACAACTTGAAGAACAAGCTAATTAACCGTTATAAGAAGGACAAAGATGATCTGGATACCATTTCAAGGATGGAGAATTCGGTAAATAGCTCCACATTTATAAATAGGGAAAAGTATTATCTGAATGACGACAACGCAGATCTGAAGGCCAGGATACGTAACTCGCTGTGCAATAGCAACAACAACTCAAGCGGTCAGAGCAACCACGGCAATCATAATGGCAATCACAGCAATTACAACCTGAATTATAATTTCAACATGGACGCGGCAAAGAGGGAGTCCAATCTTAAACTGGAGGGAATACTTCACGAAAACGATTACCTAATTCAGTTGAGCAAATTAAAAAGACACGTAATAGTAGAAATTTTTGGTGGAAAGTGTTTCATAAGGGAATATTTATGCACGGAGTTATTGAAAAGAGTGAAACAATGTTGCCAcataaattatataaaaCAGAAAAGTGGCTTAATAAACTATCGTGACTGCAAACAACTACTTGCAGAAAATAACAATATAGCAAGCATAGAAGCCCGGTTAAATGCCATACTGGTATCCTTGCCACCATTAACATGTATCATTTTACACTCTAGTGTTTTCCTAGtcataaaagaagatttaattCGAGATGATCTAATAAAGAAGTTATGTAATGTATCCAAAAAATATACCAATTTATATAAAGTGGACACGAAAATTATGGAGAAAAGACCCTTTGAATTTAGTGCCCTCGAATGTGTTTTTTCAAGTACAATTGAACATTTAAATGCAGAAATGAAGCTCTTAAGTAAGGATTTTGCAGACATTAAATTTACATTAAAAGTTACCAATTATCAAGATGTGCTGACAAATTTGCATAACTTAAAGGAACCAACcaatattttaataaataaagtaaatTCATTCATTAAAGCTTTTCACGAAATATCAGAAAATAATGcggatttgaaaaaaatggaactaaCCAAGTGTTATTTTAACCCTATTAATGGGGAGGAAGACAATAAGGAGTCAACGAATCAAGATCTGCAAATGCTCCTTGAATATTTCGATCAAGAGCTTCATCAGATACATGATCAAGTGAAGCATTTATATGAGTTAATGCAGAACTTGGAAAACAAATTAGTATCGGATTTGTCTCTTTCTAGGAATAATTTGATACGGATGGATATAGTTATCAGTCTAATTAATTCTGGCTTTGGTATAGGAACACTCATAACAG gagTTTTTGGCATGAACTTGAAAATAAAGCTGGAGGAACATGAATTTGCTTTTATCTATGTCACGGGTctggtcatttttttatgtttaataACTGTAGTCATgtctgtttatttttttaagtgtatTCGAATTTAG
- a CDS encoding PUB domain-containing protein, putative yields MDAENEVVKLLLRVGQKINKGPEQLKPFIKIIVEDNWLDSLESLKNLGEDEWNKLKIPIRLLEEIKKELGIRKEDDKSTEHCDRDLSNNVGKIGSSEKRVPRELGHQNGDDISNFNILNNQQGLSNLHKKLKKSAMDECGSSHQTLREDYEVTNQISERIGRSGWNNVDDKNVGKRKGGTGISVKVAENGEGIKSSFIKYDKDKLEKMIECNVTEIPKEDIFYLSYEDEKYGCRSYSEEKISTIKCINETEKLKNINIDDLKSIIPILCKIVKNILNNPNALNTRILKSNNDIMKRKILIYPEARNFLLSIGFVEVHVFYVMERVDTLLLLCIYESLQHIAKDSIKIDSPPKAAFDPFKSNIVCVDTLKKGKIKGDEQIDKLLREKKEQMEKLMNQTVDLNPKIYRFQPNAPKGGSNISSDSEKEERSEDLAFLIPNIKNMYKEQTFKSKTKLELEKISTRKVYSKAVLKILFPDSYVLEMSFSAGTLIREVNENIKKFLNPSVASKKWFIYETPGICKFDPKKRLSDCNLIPSALLRFKVDPVEDCEAQNSFLSDDSIAKYFVKS; encoded by the exons ATGGACGCAGAAAACGAAGTCGTAAAATTGCTGCTACGCGTGGGGCAGAAAATCAACAAGGGCCCGGAGCAGCTGAAGCCATTTATCAAAATCATTGTGGAAGACAATTGGCTAGATTCGCTGGAGAGTTTGAAGAATCTAGGGGAAGACGAATGGAATAAGCTAAAAATACCGATACGGTTGCTGGAGGAAATTAAGAAGGAGTTGGGAATTAGGAAGGAAGATGATAAAAGTACAGAACATTGTGATAGAGACCTGTCAAACAACGTAGGTAAAATAGGATCCAGTGAAAAGAGGGTTCCGAGGGAGTTAGGACATCAAAATGGTGACGATATATCCAActttaacattttaaataatcaACAAGGTTTAAGCAATTTGCATAAGAAGCTAAAGAAGAGTGCTATGGACGAATGCGGGAGTAGCCACCAAACACTTCGAGAAGATTATGAAGTGACGAATCAAATCAGCGAAAGAATTGGCAGATCAGGTTGGAATAATGTGGATGATAAAAACGTGGGTAAAAGGAAAGGCGGAACAGGCATAAGTGTGAAGGTGGCagaaaatggggaaggaataaaaagttcatttataaaatatgATAAAGATAAACTAGAGAAAATGATTGAATGTAACGTTACAGAGATTCCCAAGGAAGACATTTTTTACTTGTCCTACGAGGACGAAAAATATGGCTGCCGTAGCTATTCGGAGGAGAAAATCAGTACCATTAAATGTATTAACGAAACGGAGAAGCTGAAAAATATCAATATTGATGATTTAAAAAGTATTATACCAATTTTAtgcaaaattgtaaaaaatattttaaataatccAAATGCTTTAAATACAAGAATTTTGAAATCTAACAATGATataatgaaaaggaaaatattgaTATATCCAGAGGCTAGAAATTTTTTACTCTCCATAGGTTTTGTAGAAGTGCATGTATTTTACGTGATGGAGAGAGTAGACACTTTGTTGTTACTGTGTATTTATGAGAGTTTGCAACATATAGCCAAGGATTCCATAAAAATTGATAGTCCTCCCAAGGCTGCCTTTGACCCCTTTAAATCCAACATCGTCTGTGTGGATACCCTaaagaagggcaaaataaaaggCGATGAACAAATAGACAAGCTGCTACGCGAGAAGAAGGAGCAAATGGAGAAACTGATGAATCAGACCGTCGACTTGAATCCAAAAATATATCGTTTTCAGCCGAATGCACCTAAAGGTGGAAGTAATATTTCGTCAGATtctgaaaaggaagagcGCTCAGAAGATTTAGCATTTCTTATCCCCAATATTAAAAACATGTACAAAGAACAGACCTTCAAGTCGAAGACCAAACTGGAGTTGGAGAAAATATCCACAAGGAAGGTTTATTCAAAGGCGGTTTTGAAAATATTGTTCCCTGATTCTTATGTCCTTGAAATGTCCTTCTCGGCTGGGACCCTAATACGTGAAGTGAAtgagaatataaaaaag TTCCTGAACCCATCGGTGGCGTCCAAGAAATGGTTCATCTATGAAACTCCTGGGATATGTAAATTTGACCCGAAGAAAAGGCTGTCCGATTGCAACCTAATTCCATCTGCCCTTTTGAGATTTAAAGTAGATCCTGTCGAAGATTGTGAAGCTCAGAATTCGTTCTTATCTGATGATTCCATTGCCAAGTATTTTGTCAAATCGTGA
- a CDS encoding small heat shock protein, putative — MVMNDITKSDTHERKDEVTMDKGGMFNNFFECMNEQMKRIDRYHEDMSRMMNSMRTHYFSDELSKYFPSRRSLLDYDLGDARRNDLFFGKPQFLMDRFKNVPPMDVVDKDKEIEIKIDVPGLSKDNVQINLYNRNLEVSGDFKKTEETRDDEQRYYVKERSQTSFYRSFQLPENVCEDNIKATFKDGVLKIDIPKKDVLPEKKKKIEIQ; from the coding sequence ATGGTAATGAACGACATAACCAAGTCCGATACACACGAGAGGAAGGATGAGGTGACGATGGACAAAGGCGGAATGTTCAATAATTTCTTCGAATGCATGAATGAGCAAATGAAAAGAATTGACAGATACCACGAGGACATGAGCAGAATGATGAATTCAATGAGAACTCATTATTTTAGTGATGAGCTTTCCAAATATTTTCCCAGCAGGAGATCCCTCTTAGATTATGATTTAGGGGATGCCAGAAGGaacgatttattttttggaaagCCTCAATTTTTAATGGATAGATTCAAAAATGTTCCACCAATGGACGTCGTTGATAAGGACAAAGAGATTGAGATAAAAATAGACGTTCCTGGATTGAGCAAAGATAATGTACAGATTAATTTATATAACAGAAATTTGGAAGTTAGTGGAgactttaaaaaaacagaagagaCGAGGGATGATGAACAGAGGTATTATGTCAAGGAAAGATCACAGACTTCTTTTTATAGGTCTTTTCAGCTCCCCGAAAATGTGTGCGAAGACAATATTAAGGCCACCTTTAAGGATGgggttttaaaaattgacaTTCCGAAGAAGGATGTACTTcccgagaaaaaaaagaaaatcgaAATTCAGTGA